The Flavobacterium marginilacus genome window below encodes:
- a CDS encoding aminotransferase class I/II-fold pyridoxal phosphate-dependent enzyme, which yields MVKIKHNNFIDTVDEVLSGAKKEGVLHLYAEDKVLTGRTIQIKGKEMFHFGTTGYLGLEQDGRLKDAAIQAIRNYGTQFPLSKSYISHPLYSELESKIEQMYAIPPIITKNSTLGHLAVIPTLIRDEDAVIMDHQVHWSVQNACQLLKLRGIPVEMIRHSNLEMLEDKIRQLTSKCNKIWYMADGVYSMFGDYAPIPELLTLTQKYSQFNLYFDDVHGMSWKGKNGTGFVFDAIKELPENCIVVSTLSKTFGASGATLFCKNQKLREKIKNFGGPLTFSAQLEPASVAAAIASADIHLSPEIEWRQKDLADKIGYFNQLLSLGNLPIISKNDSPVFFLGMGTPATAYNFVQRLFNEGFFLNLGIYPAVPIKNTGIRITLSSHNQQQDITALAEAMEFHFSKALEETDNSENKIRRAFGIDSRKAEKISESKREDLYSEEKSTIQEIEKSEWNQYMGKQNIFDWEGLVYLENTFSQHPDPTNQWDFYYYTIKDNEGNIILMTFFTYGLWKDDMLATESVSIHLEEIRKTNPLYLTSKVLSMGSLFTEGRHCFINHEHPLAEKALKILLDKVEEKYNELDADMLVLRDFEEDNKYNKAILDQGYFKIDMPESCVIENQSWRTYEEFTKTLSSRSRKHFNKEIEPYEKCYDVVIKDKLNKSEIVRAYQLYNNVKDNNYAINTFRYTQEIFENMNECPNWEFIVLTLKTETENPFVGVMFCYKNNNHTYVPELIGMDYKWAKEYQLYRQLLFQTIKRANSLQFQKIDFGVSASFEKRKLGAQIISKVAYVQARDNYAMELMNTLQNDYKSIAKE from the coding sequence ATGGTAAAAATCAAACACAATAACTTCATAGATACAGTGGATGAAGTTTTATCAGGAGCAAAAAAAGAAGGTGTATTGCATTTATATGCTGAAGACAAAGTTTTAACAGGCAGGACAATCCAGATTAAGGGAAAGGAAATGTTTCATTTCGGAACAACTGGATATTTGGGACTTGAACAAGATGGCAGACTTAAAGATGCCGCTATTCAAGCCATACGTAATTATGGTACACAATTCCCACTTTCAAAATCATATATTTCACATCCATTATACAGCGAACTGGAAAGCAAAATTGAACAGATGTACGCTATCCCGCCTATTATAACCAAGAACAGCACATTGGGTCATTTAGCAGTTATTCCAACACTTATTAGAGACGAAGATGCTGTAATAATGGATCATCAGGTGCATTGGAGTGTTCAAAATGCCTGCCAGCTTTTAAAACTGCGGGGAATTCCTGTCGAAATGATCAGGCATAGCAATTTGGAAATGTTAGAAGATAAAATCAGACAACTAACCTCAAAATGCAATAAAATCTGGTACATGGCAGATGGCGTATATTCCATGTTTGGTGACTATGCACCAATTCCAGAATTATTGACTTTAACTCAAAAATATTCTCAGTTTAATCTCTATTTTGATGATGTTCACGGTATGAGTTGGAAAGGTAAAAACGGAACTGGTTTTGTTTTTGATGCGATTAAAGAATTACCCGAAAATTGCATTGTGGTAAGCACACTAAGCAAAACCTTTGGAGCCAGTGGAGCAACATTATTTTGCAAGAATCAAAAACTGCGGGAAAAAATCAAAAATTTTGGTGGACCGTTAACTTTTTCCGCTCAGTTAGAACCTGCTTCAGTGGCCGCTGCAATTGCATCTGCAGACATTCATTTGTCTCCAGAAATAGAATGGAGACAAAAAGATTTAGCTGATAAAATTGGCTATTTTAATCAATTGTTGTCTTTAGGAAACCTTCCAATAATTTCAAAAAACGATTCACCAGTTTTCTTTCTGGGAATGGGTACACCCGCAACGGCATATAATTTTGTTCAACGATTATTCAATGAAGGGTTTTTCTTGAATTTGGGAATTTATCCCGCTGTCCCAATTAAGAATACGGGAATAAGAATAACGTTATCCAGTCACAATCAGCAACAGGACATTACTGCCTTAGCCGAAGCGATGGAATTTCATTTTTCTAAAGCTTTGGAAGAAACTGATAACAGCGAAAACAAAATCAGACGTGCTTTTGGAATAGACAGTAGAAAAGCAGAAAAGATTTCAGAATCAAAAAGAGAAGACCTTTATAGCGAAGAAAAAAGCACTATTCAGGAAATCGAAAAATCAGAATGGAATCAATACATGGGTAAGCAAAATATTTTTGATTGGGAGGGACTGGTTTATTTAGAGAACACATTCAGCCAGCACCCTGACCCAACAAATCAATGGGATTTTTACTATTACACTATAAAGGACAATGAAGGTAATATAATACTAATGACCTTTTTTACCTACGGTCTTTGGAAAGACGATATGCTGGCAACCGAGTCTGTCTCCATCCATTTGGAAGAAATAAGAAAAACCAATCCTTTATACCTCACCTCAAAAGTATTGAGTATGGGGTCCCTATTTACAGAAGGACGGCACTGTTTCATTAATCATGAACATCCTTTAGCCGAAAAAGCATTAAAAATATTATTAGATAAAGTAGAAGAAAAATATAATGAACTAGATGCTGATATGTTGGTGTTAAGGGATTTTGAAGAAGATAATAAATACAATAAAGCGATACTGGATCAAGGGTATTTCAAAATAGACATGCCGGAATCTTGTGTAATTGAAAATCAAAGTTGGCGAACATATGAAGAATTTACAAAAACATTGTCTTCTCGTTCCCGTAAACATTTCAATAAAGAGATAGAGCCTTATGAAAAGTGTTATGATGTTGTCATAAAAGACAAATTGAACAAATCAGAAATAGTACGAGCATACCAACTCTACAACAATGTAAAAGATAATAATTACGCTATTAATACATTTAGATACACCCAAGAGATTTTTGAAAATATGAATGAATGCCCCAACTGGGAATTTATCGTTTTAACACTGAAAACAGAAACAGAAAATCCATTTGTAGGAGTTATGTTTTGCTACAAAAATAACAATCACACTTATGTCCCGGAATTAATAGGCATGGATTATAAATGGGCGAAAGAGTACCAACTCTATAGGCAATTGTTATTTCAAACTATAAAAAGAGCAAATTCACTTCAGTTTCAAAAAATAGACTTTGGAGTGTCAGCCTCTTTTGAAAAAAGAAAATTAGGAGCCCAAATAATTTCAAAGGTTGCCTATGTTCAGGCAAGAGACAATTACGCAATGGAACTAATGAATACTTTGCAAAACGATTACAAATCAATTGCAAAAGAATGA
- a CDS encoding RteC domain-containing protein — protein sequence MFKKSIESFNAVCNEILEANETMQNKACNGIVLCNKTLTNLKEIVDKNDLNTVPEEIDFFKNIKPVPMSLLIYFTEVRSCELRMPKAGNSYKVEFFQKELRKINKFFYRNADFVHYMEQGYCYLDHQFFTRNHRDNFPFTPMTDYYQFPEFSTSQDMLWAKVKAMYRFIHYIRQALKRLKVDDSEIFEEKKHKVIVWTGPKTALTELIYALFSNGAINHGAADINTITASFEDFFNIKLDNIYKTYTEIKARKSSKTKFLEELTLNLQQKMSREDQE from the coding sequence ATGTTTAAAAAATCGATTGAATCATTTAATGCTGTCTGCAATGAAATTTTAGAAGCAAATGAAACTATGCAAAATAAGGCTTGCAATGGAATTGTATTGTGTAATAAAACATTAACGAACTTAAAAGAGATAGTGGATAAAAATGATTTAAACACTGTTCCGGAGGAGATTGATTTTTTCAAAAATATCAAACCCGTTCCAATGAGTTTATTGATTTATTTTACCGAAGTACGTTCCTGCGAACTAAGAATGCCAAAGGCGGGTAACTCCTATAAAGTCGAATTCTTCCAAAAAGAATTGCGAAAAATCAATAAGTTTTTTTATAGAAATGCCGATTTTGTACATTATATGGAACAAGGATACTGTTACTTAGACCATCAATTCTTTACAAGAAATCATCGGGATAATTTTCCTTTCACACCTATGACTGATTATTATCAATTTCCGGAATTTTCAACATCGCAAGACATGCTTTGGGCAAAAGTAAAAGCGATGTACCGATTCATTCATTACATTCGACAAGCTCTAAAAAGGCTTAAAGTGGATGACTCCGAAATTTTTGAAGAAAAAAAGCACAAAGTAATAGTATGGACAGGACCAAAAACAGCTTTAACAGAATTGATTTATGCTTTGTTTTCTAATGGAGCAATCAATCATGGTGCTGCAGATATTAATACGATAACAGCATCCTTTGAAGATTTTTTCAATATCAAACTAGATAACATTTATAAAACCTATACCGAAATCAAAGCCCGCAAAAGCAGTAAGACAAAATTTCTGGAAGAATTAACCTTAAACCTACAGCAAAAAATGTCCAGAGAAGACCAGGAGTAA
- a CDS encoding DUF6520 family protein, translating into MKTTILRAFVLPIAAFALASAGAVSTNTSDVSKTDVLITAYIHNPPVDNCQEVKNVDCSPGAGPACLSGGFTAYGGSETSCNQQLHRN; encoded by the coding sequence ATGAAAACAACCATTTTAAGAGCGTTTGTGCTGCCAATTGCAGCATTTGCTCTGGCCAGTGCTGGTGCGGTGAGTACCAATACTTCGGATGTAAGCAAAACAGATGTTTTGATTACAGCTTACATTCACAATCCACCAGTTGACAACTGTCAGGAAGTGAAGAACGTGGACTGTAGCCCAGGTGCCGGCCCTGCCTGTCTCAGTGGTGGCTTTACAGCCTATGGTGGAAGTGAAACTTCCTGTAATCAGCAATTGCACCGCAATTAG
- a CDS encoding helix-turn-helix transcriptional regulator has protein sequence MKAYNEDRIVTIHQMLFEMARGNFNSSIPLSSYDDKLETLVVLINMVAEEMKESIFQVGYVNNHRTLQFIAQSTFILDASFYIKSFTPEIAYFLGYSESELIDLPLPGIITTASSEQLQDVLDTNVSLPATIALDFTPKEHLPVSVSCTIGRLVNSSEIILNLVTPPRQDSYYPLMYRNENEKHNKTRKEDALLIQKLYDYILAHLEEPLPSLKVLSCEFGTNEHKLKDGFRHFFKTSIYQFYNDERLKRAYFMIEHTTIPLKNISVMNGFNDYPNFSKSFKKRFGFSPYEIKRNETGFTSSSEG, from the coding sequence ATGAAAGCCTACAATGAAGACCGTATTGTTACGATTCATCAAATGTTATTTGAAATGGCACGTGGCAATTTTAACAGCAGCATTCCTTTAAGCTCCTATGATGACAAATTGGAAACACTTGTTGTTTTAATCAATATGGTTGCCGAAGAAATGAAAGAATCCATTTTTCAAGTCGGCTACGTTAATAACCATAGGACACTTCAATTTATAGCTCAAAGTACATTTATTTTGGATGCCTCTTTTTATATCAAAAGTTTTACCCCTGAAATTGCTTATTTTTTAGGTTATTCGGAATCTGAGCTGATTGACCTGCCTTTGCCTGGCATTATTACTACAGCTTCTTCTGAACAACTGCAAGACGTACTTGATACAAATGTTTCTTTGCCTGCAACCATTGCATTAGATTTCACACCTAAAGAACATTTACCTGTTTCTGTTTCCTGTACTATTGGAAGGTTAGTTAATAGTTCTGAAATTATATTAAATCTTGTTACTCCTCCCCGTCAAGATTCCTATTATCCTTTAATGTATAGAAATGAAAACGAGAAGCATAATAAAACTCGAAAGGAAGATGCTCTCTTGATTCAAAAACTTTATGACTATATATTAGCACATCTTGAAGAACCGCTTCCATCATTAAAAGTGCTTTCTTGTGAATTTGGAACCAATGAACATAAATTAAAAGATGGTTTTCGTCATTTTTTTAAGACCAGTATTTACCAGTTTTATAATGATGAGCGTTTGAAAAGAGCTTATTTTATGATTGAACACACTACGATACCCTTGAAAAATATATCAGTGATGAATGGCTTTAACGATTATCCCAATTTTTCAAAATCCTTTAAAAAACGATTTGGTTTTTCTCCATATGAAATAAAGCGAAATGAAACCGGTTTTACCTCATCATCAGAAGGTTAA
- a CDS encoding alpha/beta hydrolase family protein: MKAMLIVRKKNDFEISSLAIATFFLLLCFPLFCRGQQNELLNENDYGRWGTLEVKAISDQGKWASYAMRYENHSDTVFVQNTAKNKSYVFPKGNDGRFGGEQLFAFLASDFKLKVMELPTGKIAVYDNVKRYELAKDGQYIITLNKGYGEKCLMQIRNSNGKVIDSIEGISEYALNADKDAIMYASSQKDYSELGIIHFAHYSHTAVSKVNGSRFFNLMWDKDSKSVAFLRETDSANKAITVNYYKIAGKKLFMLDYASKMGSKNMEVFKETRFSISDDGKKVFFMIAKKKDLNVENPNIPEIWHGSDKWLYADRQRQQAEGDIPKVALWYPDTGLCLQVSDDEMPSIMLSGQQEYAVLYNKFSYGLQSKYYEEADFYLTDLKNGSKELILKKQSVDPNQMGFDPFSNKILYYREKNWWVYDPVAKTHTNLTQKVVTRWDNYNTADAPHQFGVYGNPGCTKDGKNILLYDANDIWLVAIDGSSCKRLTRGYEKNLVYRITPIEYDWRSQSNYDGRKPTIFDLSKDLLLEATNRENWSTGYFVYNDKSKEHPLVYEASKIDEIRKSKNSAYIFQTQTFNQSPRLEFRRKNQTASKILFQSNKQQKKYSFGKSELLYYSNTKDQKLKAALFYPAHYNPIKKYPMIVHIYDVMSDELHQYVNPSFLNREGFNVTNYTLNGYFVLMPDIIYQMGNPGSSAVDCVTAGVNAVIGKGMVDKDKIGLYGHSFGGYETNFLVSQTNIFAAAVSGAGVSDIISYYFNISSNGYFQSDMWRFENQQFRIGKSLYDDKEAYIRNSPIMYAENINTPLLLWTGKNDRIVPWNQSITYYLALRKLGVATQMLVYPDEDHSLENADNQKDLSKRMMEWFDYWLKGESQTESRETSAHKK, translated from the coding sequence ATGAAAGCAATGCTGATAGTAAGAAAAAAAAATGACTTCGAAATTTCGAGTTTGGCGATAGCAACCTTTTTTTTATTGCTGTGTTTCCCTCTATTTTGTCGGGGACAGCAAAATGAGCTGTTAAATGAAAACGACTATGGAAGATGGGGAACGCTCGAGGTAAAAGCCATTTCCGATCAGGGAAAATGGGCAAGTTATGCGATGCGTTACGAAAACCACAGTGATACTGTATTTGTGCAGAACACCGCTAAAAATAAAAGCTATGTTTTCCCAAAAGGAAATGACGGTCGTTTTGGAGGCGAACAACTCTTTGCTTTTCTAGCTTCTGATTTCAAACTAAAAGTAATGGAGCTACCCACAGGCAAAATTGCGGTGTATGATAATGTTAAGCGGTATGAGCTGGCAAAGGATGGGCAATATATAATCACCCTCAATAAAGGATACGGTGAAAAATGCCTGATGCAGATCCGCAACTCTAACGGGAAGGTAATTGACAGTATCGAGGGTATCTCTGAATATGCTTTAAATGCAGATAAGGATGCAATTATGTATGCTTCGAGTCAAAAGGATTATAGCGAGCTAGGGATTATTCATTTTGCCCACTATTCACATACTGCTGTTTCAAAAGTAAATGGCAGTCGCTTTTTTAACCTGATGTGGGATAAGGACTCTAAATCGGTGGCTTTTTTACGGGAAACAGATTCAGCTAATAAGGCAATTACAGTGAATTATTATAAAATTGCTGGTAAAAAACTATTTATGTTGGATTATGCTTCTAAAATGGGCTCAAAGAATATGGAAGTTTTTAAAGAGACAAGATTCTCAATTTCAGATGATGGCAAAAAAGTATTTTTTATGATAGCCAAAAAGAAGGATCTTAATGTGGAAAACCCGAATATTCCCGAAATTTGGCATGGGTCCGACAAATGGCTTTACGCAGACAGACAAAGACAACAGGCTGAGGGTGATATTCCAAAAGTGGCGCTCTGGTATCCTGATACGGGTTTATGTTTACAGGTCAGCGATGACGAGATGCCGTCCATTATGCTGAGCGGACAACAGGAGTACGCTGTTTTATACAATAAATTTTCCTATGGCCTGCAATCCAAGTATTATGAGGAAGCGGATTTTTACCTAACCGATCTAAAGAATGGTTCAAAAGAGCTGATACTGAAAAAGCAATCTGTTGACCCCAACCAGATGGGATTTGATCCCTTCAGCAACAAAATACTATATTACCGTGAAAAGAATTGGTGGGTTTATGATCCTGTGGCAAAAACACATACTAACCTGACCCAAAAAGTGGTAACTCGTTGGGATAACTATAATACTGCAGATGCTCCCCATCAATTTGGGGTCTATGGCAATCCAGGCTGTACCAAAGATGGGAAGAATATTTTATTGTATGATGCCAATGATATCTGGCTAGTGGCTATCGATGGTTCTTCTTGTAAGCGATTAACCAGAGGATACGAGAAAAACCTAGTTTACAGGATAACTCCCATTGAATATGACTGGCGATCACAGAGTAACTATGATGGAAGGAAACCCACCATTTTTGATCTATCCAAAGACTTACTGCTCGAAGCCACCAATAGAGAAAACTGGTCAACGGGATATTTTGTTTACAATGATAAATCGAAAGAACACCCCCTAGTATATGAAGCCAGTAAAATAGATGAAATCCGCAAGAGTAAAAACAGTGCTTATATCTTCCAGACTCAAACTTTCAATCAGTCGCCACGATTGGAATTCAGGCGGAAAAACCAGACCGCTTCCAAAATTTTATTTCAGTCCAACAAACAGCAAAAAAAGTATTCTTTTGGAAAATCAGAATTGCTTTATTACAGCAATACAAAAGACCAAAAATTAAAAGCGGCGCTGTTCTATCCTGCCCATTATAACCCAATAAAAAAATATCCAATGATAGTGCATATCTATGATGTAATGTCTGATGAACTTCATCAGTATGTTAATCCCAGCTTCTTGAATCGGGAGGGTTTTAATGTAACCAATTATACGCTCAATGGTTATTTTGTGCTGATGCCCGATATCATCTACCAGATGGGTAATCCTGGAAGTTCGGCTGTTGATTGTGTAACAGCCGGAGTCAATGCAGTTATTGGTAAAGGCATGGTGGATAAAGATAAGATCGGTTTGTACGGGCATTCCTTCGGGGGTTATGAGACCAATTTTCTTGTTTCACAGACCAATATTTTTGCAGCAGCGGTTTCAGGAGCTGGTGTGAGCGACATTATATCCTATTACTTTAATATAAGTAGCAATGGCTATTTTCAATCAGATATGTGGCGATTTGAAAACCAGCAGTTTCGCATTGGAAAATCACTATACGATGATAAAGAAGCATATATCAGAAATTCTCCAATTATGTATGCTGAAAACATAAATACTCCGCTTCTTTTATGGACAGGAAAAAATGATAGGATTGTGCCTTGGAATCAGAGTATTACTTATTATCTGGCGCTTCGAAAATTGGGAGTTGCAACCCAGATGCTCGTTTATCCCGACGAAGACCATTCACTGGAGAATGCAGACAATCAGAAGGATCTTAGTAAACGAATGATGGAATGGTTTGATTACTGGCTGAAAGGGGAATCGCAAACTGAATCTAGAGAAACTTCAGCTCATAAGAAATAA
- a CDS encoding helix-turn-helix domain-containing protein, protein MNVDRIEFMAWMERIMERFDILMEIVNRDKNQLAVIDGEELLDNQDILQMLKISARSLQRYRSSGKLPYYTISGKIYYKLSDVHQFVRESFTVSMPKIKSQRVTNSAN, encoded by the coding sequence ATGAATGTTGACAGAATAGAATTTATGGCTTGGATGGAGCGAATAATGGAGCGGTTCGATATCCTTATGGAAATAGTAAACAGAGATAAAAATCAACTTGCTGTTATTGATGGAGAAGAGTTGTTAGATAATCAAGATATTTTGCAGATGCTGAAGATAAGCGCGAGATCCTTACAGCGTTACCGTTCTTCTGGCAAATTGCCCTATTACACAATTAGTGGAAAAATTTATTATAAGCTCTCAGATGTTCATCAGTTCGTCAGAGAAAGCTTTACTGTTTCCATGCCCAAAATCAAAAGCCAACGGGTGACTAATAGCGCCAACTGA
- a CDS encoding DoxX family protein produces MRFNIKIQNFFLEFTCLLYIILFVYAAVSKLLDFENFQSQLGQSPLLSPFAGFVSIAVIAIELIIAVLLSIHRFRYFALWTAVALMSMFTAYIVIILHFSYFIPCSCGGILEKLGWKEHLIFNLAFLFLAIFAILLRSINNRILIRLSLLVLGSVLVITGLFLFSEDIMQKENPFIRRFPQATAAKVGSIDLRNTSYYVAGTDKNKIYLANRLAPLQILEIDSDLKSKKKYTIQLDRENFNFKAVEVRVNAPYFYVIDGTVPVIYRGLISHWKAKVMMEKQFYFSDIVFINDKQLAFRTQKPPTGENILGIANNYENPKIKYNPQVLQKQMEGIFDTDGTLQYSATLHKLIYTYYYRNQYIITKENLTVEHRANTIDTTTKAKLEVVKIKQSGDIKLAAPPYMVNRHTTVRGNLLFVNSLLRGKYEEIDVWKYASVVDVYDLSKQTYLLSFYVYDDEAGRMKNFFAGDSAMYILSGHYMLKYGYGKRIQSKI; encoded by the coding sequence ATGAGATTCAATATCAAAATACAGAACTTTTTTTTAGAGTTTACTTGTTTGCTCTATATTATACTTTTTGTATATGCAGCAGTCAGCAAACTATTGGATTTTGAAAACTTTCAATCTCAGTTGGGACAGTCTCCACTTTTAAGTCCTTTTGCAGGTTTTGTCTCAATTGCTGTAATTGCTATAGAATTGATTATTGCTGTTTTACTAAGCATTCACAGATTTAGATATTTTGCTTTATGGACAGCAGTTGCCTTGATGAGTATGTTTACAGCTTATATAGTTATCATACTGCACTTCAGTTATTTTATTCCCTGTTCATGCGGTGGTATTTTGGAAAAGTTAGGATGGAAAGAACATCTTATTTTTAATCTGGCATTCCTGTTTTTGGCAATATTCGCCATTTTATTGCGATCCATAAATAACCGCATTCTGATTCGACTATCCTTATTAGTTTTAGGAAGTGTTTTGGTCATTACAGGATTATTTCTTTTCTCGGAAGACATCATGCAAAAGGAAAACCCTTTTATTAGACGCTTTCCACAAGCGACAGCGGCCAAAGTAGGCAGCATTGATTTAAGAAATACATCTTATTATGTTGCTGGTACTGATAAAAATAAAATTTATTTAGCCAATCGTTTGGCTCCGCTTCAAATTCTTGAAATTGATTCCGATTTAAAAAGCAAAAAAAAATACACCATCCAATTGGACCGTGAGAATTTTAATTTTAAGGCAGTTGAAGTTCGGGTTAATGCTCCGTATTTCTATGTAATTGATGGGACGGTGCCCGTAATTTACAGAGGTTTGATTTCTCACTGGAAAGCCAAAGTAATGATGGAAAAACAATTCTATTTTTCAGATATAGTCTTTATCAATGATAAGCAGCTGGCTTTTCGAACCCAAAAACCTCCGACAGGAGAAAATATTCTGGGGATTGCCAACAACTATGAGAATCCAAAAATCAAATACAATCCACAGGTGTTGCAAAAACAGATGGAAGGAATTTTTGATACCGATGGTACACTACAATATAGCGCCACATTGCATAAACTGATTTACACTTACTACTATCGCAACCAATATATTATTACAAAGGAAAACCTAACCGTTGAGCATCGTGCCAATACCATTGACACTACTACTAAAGCAAAATTGGAAGTGGTAAAAATAAAGCAGTCCGGGGACATAAAATTGGCAGCACCACCATATATGGTTAATCGTCACACAACAGTACGGGGTAACTTACTTTTTGTTAATTCCCTGTTACGAGGCAAATATGAAGAGATTGATGTGTGGAAGTATGCTTCTGTAGTTGACGTTTATGATTTGTCAAAACAGACTTATCTTTTGAGTTTTTACGTGTATGATGATGAAGCTGGGCGAATGAAAAACTTTTTCGCTGGAGATTCAGCGATGTATATCCTTTCAGGACATTATATGCTCAAATACGGATACGGGAAAAGAATCCAATCCAAAATTTAG